From one Geoalkalibacter halelectricus genomic stretch:
- a CDS encoding tetratricopeptide repeat protein: MVFSRLFGRKTPLEQMRRARDDARWADVLQFSENVRPEELSTADREAFESLLQVAGDQLAQLNLEEGEGCARAGETVKAREHFELALSQVRDDVLRKAIEAALTGLAAPAKPASSPGPGGAVHCGTGGGSTGRTAAPVGEDAEFLDEASRFELTLASYPAELAERYLDVSDAFRRAFLATHDGRDAQALELYAQVPEAERSDLYYFERGSLAARSGDSAAAQRDLRRALELNPSHVPALEALIALALGAGRLDEARDHALRGLESGSAPSFCLSRLAIIHTRQGDYDQALDYARQALDAGPADPDILLLTSSLLERRGELGEAERLLARMSGGGCKGGASAHLAEFWLRHGRNLEKALDAFNQAARQEPGNPRWRLRIGETYLARGWKKEGRALVEEALGHPGLSPDLRAAAEKILSVS; encoded by the coding sequence ATGGTTTTTTCACGGCTATTCGGCCGCAAAACTCCCCTTGAGCAGATGCGGCGCGCCCGCGATGACGCGCGCTGGGCGGATGTTTTGCAATTCAGCGAAAATGTACGTCCTGAAGAACTCAGCACGGCGGACCGAGAGGCGTTCGAATCGCTTCTTCAGGTAGCCGGCGATCAACTGGCGCAACTCAATCTCGAGGAAGGCGAGGGGTGCGCGCGGGCTGGAGAAACGGTCAAGGCCCGTGAACACTTCGAACTCGCCTTGTCTCAGGTTCGCGATGACGTTTTGCGCAAGGCCATCGAGGCGGCTCTGACCGGCCTCGCCGCCCCCGCCAAACCGGCTTCTTCTCCAGGTCCGGGCGGGGCGGTTCATTGTGGCACGGGGGGGGGTTCCACCGGCCGCACCGCCGCGCCAGTCGGAGAGGATGCGGAATTTCTCGATGAGGCGAGCAGATTTGAGCTGACTCTAGCGTCTTATCCTGCCGAATTGGCGGAGCGCTATCTCGATGTTTCCGATGCTTTTCGGCGTGCTTTTCTCGCCACCCACGACGGGCGCGACGCGCAAGCTCTGGAACTCTACGCCCAGGTGCCGGAGGCCGAACGCAGCGATCTGTATTATTTCGAACGGGGCAGTCTGGCGGCGCGTTCCGGTGACAGCGCGGCGGCCCAGAGGGATCTGCGGCGCGCCCTGGAACTCAATCCCTCCCACGTTCCTGCCCTTGAGGCCCTGATCGCTTTGGCACTTGGCGCCGGGCGCCTGGACGAGGCCCGCGACCATGCCCTGCGCGGCCTCGAATCCGGCAGCGCTCCGAGTTTCTGCTTGTCCCGACTGGCCATCATTCATACTCGGCAGGGTGATTACGATCAGGCTCTGGATTACGCCCGCCAGGCCCTGGACGCCGGCCCGGCCGATCCGGACATTCTGTTGCTGACCTCTTCGCTGCTTGAGCGGCGCGGCGAACTTGGCGAAGCGGAGCGATTGTTGGCCCGCATGAGCGGTGGCGGCTGCAAGGGAGGGGCGTCGGCTCATCTCGCCGAATTCTGGCTGCGTCATGGGCGCAATCTCGAAAAGGCCCTGGACGCCTTCAACCAGGCGGCGCGCCAGGAGCCCGGCAACCCCCGCTGGCGACTGCGCATCGGTGAAACCTACCTGGCGCGCGGCTGGAAAAAGGAGGGGCGCGCCCTGGTCGAGGAGGCCCTGGGGCATCCCGGCCTATCTCCCGACCTGCGGGCCGCGGCCGAAAAAATTCTCTCGGTGTCCTGA
- a CDS encoding Na/Pi cotransporter family protein codes for MLSVLLDQTFIFKLVGGLGLFLFGMKIMSEGLQKLAGDRMRKILAALTNNRFMGTLVGIGVTTIIQSSSATTVMVVGFVNAGLMNLTQAIGVVLGANIGTTVTAQIIAFPITKYALPAIGIGVFLRLFCRKKRERAYFGEALLGFGLLFFGLTIMREAFDPLRTSEEFRNFFLLIGDNLLLGVLIGAIMTMIVQSSTAVIAITLALASSGLLTFEASVALILGENIGTTITANLAAVGTNLAARRTALAHFLFNAIGVAYMLVLFPAFLQVISAITPGDADFVLQTQAQADAFGQGLREGDKPYIARHIANTHTLFNIINTLIFLPLVGILAKLTTVIIRGEDALQEFHLKYIDTRVLNTPPIALGQARSETKRMGQICLEMVEETTEFLRDNDRKHIETLEKKEEIVDLLQKEVTNFLVALSQQSVSSQMHKEIASLMHMVNDLERIGDYCEKIWLLGLRKQDQKIVFSDIADQEIADIAQKTREFLAFIISAVERGDTSVMEKAEFFEKAINKAEELYRNGHIARLNTGECAVLPGLVFIDMLHSFEKIGDHTFNVTKALVGRK; via the coding sequence ATGCTCTCGGTTCTTCTCGATCAAACCTTCATTTTTAAATTAGTCGGTGGCTTGGGCCTTTTTCTGTTCGGCATGAAAATCATGTCGGAGGGATTGCAGAAGCTGGCCGGGGATCGCATGCGTAAAATTCTAGCGGCCCTGACCAACAACCGCTTCATGGGCACCCTGGTCGGCATCGGGGTCACCACCATCATTCAATCCTCGAGCGCCACCACCGTCATGGTGGTCGGCTTCGTCAATGCCGGCCTGATGAATCTCACCCAGGCCATCGGCGTGGTGCTGGGCGCCAACATCGGCACCACGGTGACGGCCCAGATCATTGCCTTTCCCATCACCAAATATGCCTTGCCCGCCATCGGAATCGGCGTTTTTCTGCGGCTTTTCTGCCGCAAGAAGCGTGAACGGGCGTATTTCGGTGAGGCGCTGCTTGGGTTTGGCCTGCTGTTCTTCGGCCTCACCATCATGCGCGAGGCGTTCGATCCCCTGCGTACCAGCGAAGAATTCCGCAACTTCTTTCTCCTCATCGGCGACAATCTGCTGCTCGGAGTTTTGATCGGCGCGATCATGACCATGATTGTGCAGAGCAGTACCGCGGTCATCGCCATCACCCTGGCCCTCGCCAGCAGCGGACTGCTGACTTTCGAAGCCAGTGTGGCCTTGATTCTCGGCGAAAACATCGGCACCACCATCACGGCCAATCTCGCCGCCGTCGGCACCAATCTGGCCGCGCGACGAACGGCCCTGGCACATTTTCTCTTCAACGCCATCGGCGTTGCCTACATGCTGGTGCTCTTTCCCGCCTTTCTCCAAGTCATCTCGGCCATCACGCCCGGAGACGCGGATTTTGTCCTGCAAACCCAGGCGCAGGCCGATGCTTTCGGCCAAGGGTTGCGTGAGGGGGATAAGCCGTATATCGCACGCCATATCGCCAATACCCACACGCTCTTCAATATCATCAACACCCTTATTTTCCTGCCCCTGGTTGGCATTCTCGCCAAGTTGACCACGGTCATCATTCGCGGAGAGGACGCCCTGCAGGAATTTCACCTCAAATACATCGACACCCGCGTTCTCAACACACCGCCCATCGCCCTGGGGCAGGCGCGCTCCGAAACCAAGCGCATGGGGCAGATCTGTCTGGAAATGGTCGAGGAAACCACCGAATTTCTGCGCGACAATGACCGCAAGCACATCGAAACCTTGGAAAAGAAGGAGGAGATTGTCGACCTGCTGCAGAAGGAGGTGACCAATTTCCTGGTGGCCCTGTCCCAGCAGTCGGTTTCCTCCCAGATGCACAAGGAAATCGCTTCCCTGATGCACATGGTCAACGACCTTGAGCGGATCGGCGATTACTGCGAAAAGATCTGGCTGCTGGGCTTGCGCAAACAGGACCAGAAGATTGTCTTCTCCGATATCGCGGACCAGGAAATCGCTGATATAGCCCAGAAAACCCGCGAATTTCTTGCGTTTATCATCTCAGCCGTCGAGCGCGGCGACACCTCGGTGATGGAAAAGGCCGAGTTCTTCGAGAAGGCGATCAACAAGGCCGAGGAGCTTTATCGCAACGGCCACATCGCTCGCCTGAATACCGGAGAATGCGCCGTTCTCCCTGGGCTGGTCTTTATCGATATGCTGCACAGCTTTGAAAAGATCGGCGACCACACCTTCAACGTCACCAAGGCCTTGGTCGGACGCAAATAA
- a CDS encoding OmpA family protein — protein MRTTVLLLLVIGILALWLNPAPCHAVPTQFGDTGLLSQPSAETLDAGNLSFGLWLNHSDGDGGSATVAPVALTLGLGSFLEVYGTYPNLLFNDDDLASGRGDLALGFKARVLGKRSSPFKLAMDVQGRRSVADDPGRDGVNSYLGRMIGSYRPERFGVHANIGYQGNDSPRDVHYDNQVLVGGGIEFYPNPRARLIAELGYATEKEKGRGEEGEAMIGLQYFASPHLTLNLGVGVGIADASPDWRILAGMSTTQGIGTYFVPVPRLIQPPDPVSAPAGAAPDTEELPGIRPLSPLLAAQAQPRALTGVELHEMPVAPTASAPDVILTAAERLPQAEGAPVRTRGLSPLAPMTSAPSPVAETIAAPAPDESSQEAIRTYVYRKFRLPEFSFGFDQHSLSDEGRKAVSEIIADLRREGRWFLLRIDGHTDNVGSAQYNERLSLRRAIAMGSYIAGHEGLDPARIFVKGFGQDQPLADNETAEGRSLNRRVEILVLLPKDGMR, from the coding sequence ATGAGAACCACCGTCCTCCTGTTGCTGGTCATCGGTATCTTGGCCCTATGGCTGAATCCAGCACCCTGTCACGCGGTTCCCACCCAATTCGGCGACACCGGCCTTTTGTCGCAACCCAGCGCCGAGACCCTGGACGCCGGCAATCTCAGCTTCGGTCTGTGGCTCAATCACTCCGACGGTGATGGGGGCAGCGCCACCGTGGCACCGGTCGCCTTGACCCTGGGCCTCGGCTCTTTCCTGGAAGTTTACGGTACCTATCCCAACCTGCTGTTCAATGACGACGACCTGGCCAGCGGGCGTGGTGATCTGGCCTTGGGCTTCAAGGCGCGTGTCCTCGGCAAGCGCTCCTCGCCTTTTAAACTGGCCATGGATGTCCAAGGGCGGCGCTCCGTAGCCGACGACCCCGGACGCGACGGCGTCAACAGTTACCTCGGCCGCATGATCGGCAGTTACCGCCCGGAGCGCTTCGGTGTTCATGCCAACATCGGCTATCAGGGCAACGACAGTCCCAGGGATGTGCACTACGATAATCAGGTTCTGGTCGGTGGCGGCATTGAATTTTATCCCAACCCCCGTGCTCGCCTGATCGCCGAATTGGGCTATGCGACGGAGAAGGAAAAAGGGCGAGGGGAGGAGGGCGAGGCCATGATCGGGCTGCAATACTTCGCTTCCCCGCATCTGACCTTAAATCTTGGTGTGGGCGTGGGGATCGCCGATGCTTCGCCGGATTGGCGCATTCTTGCCGGCATGTCCACGACCCAGGGGATCGGCACTTATTTCGTTCCGGTGCCGCGCCTGATTCAGCCTCCCGACCCCGTTTCCGCTCCGGCTGGAGCGGCGCCCGACACCGAGGAGCTGCCCGGCATCCGCCCCCTTTCGCCGCTTCTGGCCGCCCAGGCACAACCCCGCGCCCTCACCGGGGTTGAATTGCATGAAATGCCCGTGGCTCCGACTGCCTCGGCACCGGATGTCATTCTCACCGCGGCCGAACGCCTGCCCCAAGCAGAAGGCGCGCCCGTGCGCACCCGCGGGCTCAGCCCCCTGGCACCCATGACCTCCGCACCATCCCCAGTCGCGGAAACTATTGCGGCACCCGCACCCGACGAATCATCCCAGGAAGCGATTCGAACCTATGTGTACCGCAAATTCCGCCTGCCCGAATTCAGCTTTGGTTTTGATCAACACAGCCTGTCCGACGAAGGCAGAAAAGCCGTTTCGGAGATCATCGCCGATCTGAGAAGGGAGGGACGCTGGTTTCTGCTGCGCATTGACGGACACACCGACAACGTCGGTTCGGCGCAATACAATGAAAGGCTTTCCCTGCGCCGCGCCATTGCCATGGGATCCTATATCGCCGGGCATGAGGGGTTGGATCCGGCCCGGATTTTCGTCAAGGGCTTTGGTCAGGATCAGCCCCTGGCCGACAACGAGACGGCCGAGGGACGCAGCCTCAATCGGCGGGTTGAAATTCTGGTGCTGCTGCCCAAGGATGGAATGCGATGA
- a CDS encoding helix-turn-helix domain-containing protein → MRIKKIVGKKLKAIRLKNDMTIQELAEKSGVSSNMISRVERGLTIPSVEILMKLAGVFDKSINYFVEEVSTTHEVVFSSPGKRDTTVYDDEHNMHTESFTSGLRDPQFMSFFCTVPPGGTSGRQHMYHPGDELIYLLEGCLRVTIAGEEYVLQPGDSLSFKSHLPHRWDNISEQDAKVLWTLSPFTII, encoded by the coding sequence ATGCGCATCAAAAAAATTGTCGGCAAAAAACTCAAAGCCATCCGTCTCAAAAACGACATGACCATCCAGGAACTGGCTGAAAAATCCGGGGTGTCCTCCAACATGATCAGCCGGGTCGAGCGTGGGCTCACCATCCCTTCCGTTGAAATCCTGATGAAGCTGGCGGGGGTGTTCGACAAGAGCATTAATTACTTCGTCGAAGAGGTCAGCACCACCCACGAGGTGGTGTTTTCCTCTCCTGGAAAGCGCGATACCACGGTTTATGACGATGAGCACAACATGCATACCGAGTCTTTCACCTCGGGATTGCGCGACCCGCAGTTCATGTCGTTTTTCTGCACCGTGCCGCCCGGAGGCACCAGCGGCAGGCAGCACATGTATCACCCTGGCGACGAATTGATTTATCTGCTTGAAGGGTGCCTGCGCGTGACCATTGCCGGGGAGGAATACGTACTCCAGCCGGGCGACAGCCTCTCCTTCAAATCCCACCTGCCCCATCGCTGGGACAACATCAGCGAGCAGGACGCCAAGGTGCTTTGGACTCTGTCACCCTTCACCATCATCTAA
- the bioD gene encoding dethiobiotin synthase: protein MPAERRLAPGVFVTGTDTGVGKTLVAAALARHLRDQGLRVAVMKPVETGVADPNQAGPDAALLRWAAGCQAPWEDVAPLRLRRPLAPALAAEKDKVFVDFSALVETCQRLRRNHDFVIVEGAGGLMVPLAGGLLIADLARAMELPLLVVCRPDLGTINHTLLTVFSAQTMEIPVCGFLINGMPDAPDEAMGDAPHALAALASTDLLGVLDRVDAADEQAKVEALAGQIAQLPTYRTLRYNLAWPSEPSV, encoded by the coding sequence ATGCCTGCTGAGCGGCGACTTGCCCCCGGGGTGTTTGTCACCGGAACCGATACGGGGGTCGGAAAAACCCTGGTCGCGGCCGCCCTCGCCCGTCATCTGCGCGACCAGGGTTTGCGCGTCGCGGTGATGAAGCCCGTGGAAACTGGGGTTGCCGATCCGAATCAGGCCGGCCCGGACGCCGCTTTGCTGCGCTGGGCGGCCGGTTGCCAGGCACCCTGGGAAGACGTGGCCCCCCTGCGCCTGCGCCGGCCCCTGGCGCCCGCCCTCGCCGCGGAAAAGGACAAGGTTTTCGTCGATTTCAGCGCCTTGGTGGAGACCTGCCAACGCCTGCGCCGGAATCACGACTTTGTCATTGTCGAGGGTGCCGGCGGCCTGATGGTGCCCCTGGCGGGCGGCCTGCTCATCGCCGATCTGGCGCGGGCCATGGAGTTGCCTCTGCTCGTGGTATGCCGGCCGGACCTGGGCACCATCAACCACACCCTGCTCACGGTATTTTCCGCGCAGACCATGGAAATTCCCGTCTGCGGATTTCTCATCAACGGCATGCCCGATGCACCCGACGAAGCCATGGGCGACGCGCCCCACGCCCTTGCCGCCCTGGCATCCACCGATCTGCTCGGGGTGCTCGACCGTGTCGACGCCGCGGATGAACAAGCCAAGGTTGAAGCACTGGCCGGCCAGATCGCGCAACTGCCCACCTACCGCACCCTGCGCTACAACCTCGCCTGGCCGAGCGAACCCTCGGTCTAA
- a CDS encoding cyclic nucleotide-binding domain-containing protein, translated as MVFDGLEKSPLLKGLDEGELALLGDCFKERSMDEGTTVFIENMPGESLYLIQRGAVQISKSTAEGEERTLLILGPEEVFGELALVLTGRRPVTARIVEAAGLLQLTRKEFNRLCDRHPRLGMKLMRNILRVFSERVRAAEEDYHQMLRFALGKSPHHAGGY; from the coding sequence ATGGTTTTTGACGGTCTGGAAAAAAGCCCGCTTCTCAAGGGACTCGACGAAGGAGAGCTGGCCTTGCTGGGCGATTGCTTCAAGGAACGGTCCATGGACGAAGGGACCACCGTTTTCATTGAAAACATGCCGGGTGAGAGCCTCTATCTGATTCAGCGCGGCGCGGTCCAGATCTCCAAGTCCACCGCCGAGGGCGAGGAACGCACCCTGCTCATTTTGGGCCCCGAGGAGGTTTTCGGGGAACTGGCCCTCGTCCTTACCGGACGTCGTCCCGTAACGGCGCGCATCGTTGAGGCGGCCGGCCTGCTGCAACTGACGCGCAAGGAATTCAATCGCCTGTGCGACCGCCATCCGCGCTTGGGGATGAAGCTGATGCGCAATATTTTGCGCGTGTTCAGTGAGCGGGTACGGGCCGCGGAGGAAGACTACCATCAGATGCTGCGCTTTGCCCTGGGCAAATCACCTCACCACGCCGGAGGTTATTGA
- the bioB gene encoding biotin synthase BioB, producing the protein MNNPLLEKVTAGRPLSETEALTILQARGAALTSILAGAHYLREQAFGNRIELCSIINAKSGRCAENCSFCAQSAHHRTTAPVYPLKSEDELVAGALAAAAASSHCYGIVTSGTTIRPGPELDRILAALRRIRQETPIEPSASLGLLDEPTAQALAAAGCVTYHHNLETARSFFPQVCTTHDYEQDVETVRVAKRAGMKVCCGGIFGLGESLEQRVELAMTLRDLAVDSVPLNFLNPVAGTPLEGSKLLTPLDCVRIIALFRYLLPTTRIAVCGGREHNLREFQSWIFMAGASGTMVGNYLTTTGRNAETDLQMFDDAEVQVHAC; encoded by the coding sequence ATGAACAACCCTTTACTGGAAAAGGTAACGGCCGGCCGGCCCCTGAGCGAGACGGAAGCCCTGACCATTCTGCAAGCACGTGGCGCCGCACTCACGAGCATTCTCGCCGGCGCCCATTATCTGCGGGAACAAGCCTTCGGCAACCGGATCGAACTCTGCTCCATCATCAACGCCAAGTCGGGGCGGTGCGCCGAGAATTGCAGCTTTTGTGCCCAGTCAGCCCACCATCGCACGACGGCTCCCGTCTACCCCCTCAAGAGCGAGGACGAACTGGTGGCCGGCGCCCTTGCGGCGGCCGCCGCCAGCTCCCACTGTTACGGTATCGTCACCAGCGGCACGACCATCCGTCCCGGTCCCGAGTTGGATAGGATCCTGGCGGCTCTCCGCCGCATTCGCCAAGAAACGCCCATCGAGCCTTCGGCGTCCCTGGGCTTGCTGGACGAACCCACAGCTCAAGCCCTTGCCGCGGCCGGATGCGTGACTTATCACCACAACCTGGAGACCGCCCGTTCTTTTTTTCCCCAGGTCTGCACCACCCATGATTATGAACAAGACGTGGAAACCGTGCGTGTGGCCAAGCGCGCGGGCATGAAGGTCTGCTGCGGCGGCATCTTCGGCCTGGGAGAAAGTCTTGAGCAGCGCGTCGAACTGGCCATGACTCTGCGTGACCTGGCGGTGGATTCCGTGCCGCTGAATTTTCTCAATCCCGTGGCTGGAACCCCCCTGGAGGGCTCCAAACTCCTCACTCCACTGGACTGCGTGCGCATCATCGCCCTGTTCCGCTACCTGCTTCCCACCACCCGCATCGCCGTGTGCGGGGGCCGCGAACACAATCTGCGCGAATTCCAGTCGTGGATATTCATGGCCGGGGCCAGCGGCACCATGGTGGGCAATTATCTCACCACCACCGGGCGCAATGCCGAAACGGATTTACAGATGTTCGACGACGCGGAGGTACAAGTCCATGCCTGCTGA
- a CDS encoding VanZ family protein: MVSVRIFLFIAYSLFLLWMSLSAAPPGGDLYWPWPHKDKVGHFLAYALMTLLGAWAWSGRRALTRRGLYTGLLIAAVFGGLMEILQGTLTTHRHAEFADFLANLGGALTAFAGGWWWVRRRNGVAS, from the coding sequence ATGGTTTCGGTCAGGATCTTCCTGTTTATTGCCTACTCCCTGTTTCTGCTGTGGATGTCCCTCTCAGCCGCCCCGCCTGGCGGCGATCTCTATTGGCCTTGGCCGCACAAAGACAAGGTCGGACACTTTCTTGCCTACGCCCTGATGACCTTGCTGGGTGCCTGGGCCTGGAGTGGGAGGCGGGCCTTGACGCGGCGCGGGCTCTACACCGGGCTGCTGATTGCCGCCGTCTTCGGCGGACTCATGGAGATTCTGCAAGGCACCCTGACCACCCATCGGCATGCCGAGTTCGCTGATTTTCTCGCCAATCTGGGCGGCGCCCTGACGGCTTTTGCCGGGGGCTGGTGGTGGGTGCGTCGCAGGAACGGAGTGGCAAGTTAA
- a CDS encoding helix-turn-helix domain-containing protein codes for MVKQLIGKKLKATRLRNDLTIQELAQKSRVSSNMISRIERGLTIPSVEILMKLADAFGMSISFFVEEAEKGTMVVPTVQRKGEPIFFFEDKHQITSLTHGIRDPGFSVFCDTLEEGCSSGEGGMVHNGEEFAYILKGKMRFVIDGESYVLEEGDSIVFKASLPHRWDNLFSGQTEILWVVSPAPNVSQ; via the coding sequence ATGGTGAAGCAACTTATCGGCAAGAAACTGAAAGCGACCCGCCTGCGCAATGATTTGACTATTCAGGAACTCGCGCAGAAATCTCGTGTATCCTCAAACATGATTTCTCGCATCGAACGTGGTTTGACCATCCCCTCGGTGGAGATTCTTATGAAGCTTGCCGATGCCTTCGGGATGAGCATCAGCTTCTTCGTCGAGGAAGCCGAAAAAGGGACCATGGTCGTTCCCACCGTCCAGCGCAAGGGAGAGCCGATCTTTTTCTTCGAGGACAAGCATCAGATCACCAGCCTCACCCACGGCATCCGCGATCCGGGCTTCAGCGTATTCTGCGACACCCTCGAAGAAGGTTGCAGCAGCGGGGAAGGGGGCATGGTGCACAACGGCGAAGAATTCGCCTATATACTCAAGGGCAAAATGCGTTTTGTCATCGACGGTGAAAGCTATGTGCTGGAGGAAGGCGATTCCATCGTGTTCAAGGCCTCTCTTCCTCATCGCTGGGACAACCTGTTCTCGGGACAGACCGAAATTTTGTGGGTCGTTTCCCCGGCGCCGAACGTGTCGCAGTAG
- a CDS encoding HU family DNA-binding protein, producing the protein MNKSELVEKLASKKNLTYKKSEEIVNLIFDSMTDALINSDRIEIRGFGSFVVKDYKDYMGRNPKTGEVIHVKPKKLPFFKVGKELRERVNKGRH; encoded by the coding sequence ATGAACAAATCTGAACTCGTCGAAAAACTGGCCAGCAAGAAGAACCTGACCTACAAGAAATCAGAGGAAATCGTTAATCTGATCTTCGACTCCATGACCGATGCCCTGATCAACAGCGACCGCATTGAAATCCGCGGGTTCGGCAGTTTCGTGGTCAAGGATTACAAGGACTACATGGGGCGCAACCCGAAGACGGGTGAGGTCATCCACGTCAAGCCCAAAAAGCTGCCCTTTTTCAAGGTTGGCAAGGAACTGCGCGAGCGGGTCAACAAAGGCCGCCATTAA
- a CDS encoding gamma carbonic anhydrase family protein has protein sequence MLMPFFEAAPKLDGEVFVEASAKIIGDVHIGNQSSIWFNVVIRGDVNYIRIGERTNIQDGTMIHVTRETHPTVLGDEVTVGHNVTLHGCTIGSRCLIGIGAIILDGAVIGDDCLVAAGSLVSPGTQIPPGHLVLGSPARVKRPLSEAERAHLKISAQNYVGYMQHYFFLLETRSGKKG, from the coding sequence ATGTTGATGCCCTTTTTCGAAGCCGCCCCCAAACTCGACGGTGAGGTTTTTGTCGAAGCCAGCGCCAAAATCATCGGCGACGTCCACATCGGCAATCAGTCAAGTATCTGGTTCAATGTCGTCATTCGCGGTGACGTCAACTACATTCGCATCGGCGAGCGCACCAATATTCAGGATGGCACCATGATCCATGTCACGCGCGAAACCCATCCGACGGTGCTCGGCGATGAGGTGACGGTCGGCCATAACGTGACGCTGCACGGCTGCACCATCGGCAGTCGCTGCCTGATCGGCATCGGGGCCATCATTCTCGATGGTGCCGTTATCGGCGATGACTGCCTGGTTGCGGCCGGATCGCTGGTATCTCCCGGCACCCAGATTCCCCCGGGCCACCTGGTGTTGGGCAGTCCGGCACGCGTCAAGCGCCCGTTGAGCGAAGCGGAGCGCGCTCATTTAAAAATCTCCGCGCAAAACTACGTGGGATACATGCAGCATTATTTTTTCTTGCTTGAGACCCGCAGCGGAAAGAAGGGTTGA
- the bioA gene encoding adenosylmethionine--8-amino-7-oxononanoate transaminase — protein MNHDEIVRLDRRHVWHPCTQEKDHESLPPIPIERGEGCYLITTRGERIIDAVSSWWVNLFGHNHPRLNRALQEQTQRIAHHIFAGFTHEPAVELARRLCDKAPGNLSKVFFADNGSAAVEVALKMSFQYWQQSGKTRKTRFVSISEAYHGETLGALAVSGCDLYRSTYRPILMQGFSVPGPDCFRCPYGLERETCQAPCFAAMEDTVAAHHEEIAGIIIEPLIQAAAGMRIYSPVYLQKLRALCDHYQVHYIADEIAVGFGRTGRFFANEHAGTAPDILCLSKGITGGYLPLAVTLTSEEIYRAFYDDYETLKAFLHSHSYTGNPLACALAVEVMKIFEEEDILGQLQPRMRLLDDARSRFAAHAHVGEVRRLGLVAAIEMVKDKKTREGFPWQQRRGYQFYRKALERGALLRPLGNVIYFMPPLNIPMDALEKVIEVAWDCLNEVCP, from the coding sequence ATGAATCACGATGAGATTGTTCGCCTGGATCGCCGCCACGTCTGGCATCCCTGCACCCAGGAAAAGGATCACGAATCCCTGCCGCCCATTCCCATCGAGCGTGGCGAGGGCTGCTACCTCATCACCACCCGCGGAGAGCGCATCATCGATGCCGTATCCTCCTGGTGGGTCAATCTCTTCGGGCACAATCACCCGCGCCTCAATCGAGCATTGCAGGAACAAACCCAACGCATCGCCCATCACATCTTCGCCGGGTTCACCCACGAACCGGCCGTGGAGCTGGCACGCCGTCTGTGTGACAAAGCGCCCGGCAACCTGAGCAAGGTGTTTTTCGCCGACAACGGCTCGGCGGCCGTCGAGGTAGCGCTGAAAATGAGTTTTCAATACTGGCAGCAAAGCGGCAAGACGCGCAAAACCCGCTTTGTCTCCATCAGCGAGGCTTACCACGGCGAAACCCTCGGGGCCTTGGCGGTAAGCGGTTGCGATCTCTACCGCAGCACCTATCGTCCCATCCTCATGCAGGGGTTTTCCGTGCCGGGCCCCGACTGCTTTCGCTGCCCCTACGGCCTGGAACGCGAGACCTGCCAGGCGCCCTGCTTCGCTGCCATGGAAGACACCGTTGCGGCCCACCACGAAGAGATCGCCGGGATCATCATCGAACCCCTCATCCAGGCCGCTGCCGGAATGCGCATCTACTCGCCGGTTTACCTGCAGAAATTACGCGCCCTGTGCGATCACTACCAGGTGCACTACATCGCCGATGAAATCGCCGTCGGCTTCGGACGCACCGGGCGCTTTTTCGCCAATGAGCATGCCGGCACGGCTCCCGACATCCTGTGTTTGTCCAAAGGCATCACCGGCGGCTACCTGCCCCTGGCGGTAACCCTGACCAGCGAGGAGATCTATCGCGCCTTTTACGACGACTATGAAACGCTCAAGGCTTTCCTCCACTCCCACTCCTACACGGGCAATCCCCTGGCCTGCGCCCTGGCCGTGGAAGTGATGAAGATTTTCGAGGAGGAGGATATCCTGGGACAATTACAGCCGCGCATGAGGCTGCTGGACGACGCCCGCAGCCGCTTTGCCGCGCACGCCCATGTCGGGGAGGTGCGTCGCCTCGGGCTGGTCGCGGCCATCGAAATGGTAAAGGATAAGAAAACCAGGGAGGGATTTCCCTGGCAGCAACGGCGAGGCTACCAATTTTACCGCAAAGCCTTGGAACGCGGGGCGCTCTTGCGCCCCCTGGGCAATGTGATCTATTTCATGCCGCCCCTCAACATTCCCATGGATGCCTTGGAAAAAGTCATCGAGGTTGCCTGGGATTGCCTCAACGAGGTCTGTCCTTAA